From Arachis hypogaea cultivar Tifrunner chromosome 3, arahy.Tifrunner.gnm2.J5K5, whole genome shotgun sequence:
tgaaatagaaaataattagtaaattaattactcattaataataaattaattaaaaatattatttatatattaaaattaaactataaatatattataaatatatataatttaatttatttttaatatatatttatgttttaatatgtattttatattgttaattgattttaataGTATAATTCTTTCGGCAAAATATAAGCACGTGATTTGCTAGTTGCCCTTGCCAAATTGCTTTAACTCCGTCCATTGCAGCATGAATGACGCAAGCATTACGAAAGCCAGATGAATGATAAGGTCACGTGACTTTTCCTCGGCTAAtagtttcctttattttgtttttttttttttaaagttacgatctattattttatctttaagaATTTAGCTgatttatataataagaatatattttaatagtgtgataataatttttttaaaattgttaatatatttattatacgaaaatataaaaaaatattttttaataaattttaataaaatatttttaaataacttttaacaaaataattttttagaatactTTTAAAGTAAATGGTcaaaattatttatgaaaaataactcattcttcaaattaatttttaaaagattttttgtaattaaattttttttaaaattttaagttagttgaattagtttgtcTGTCACTTTTgttgctaaaattaaaatttgatgatGTGGTTTGATAAGTGATATCACACTTAACATAGCACATATCTGgtaattaattaactattaatttgacaaatttttgtaattagattaaatcaattttaaattagagAGAACCTTGATACATTGAAATTTATGAATttataagtcaccaaaaaaaaaaattcatgaatttaTAAACATATCATATTAGTAATCAACTAAGATTATAATGTGTATGTTGAGATGATACTTAACATATCATATCAGTAAAATATCAGAGATGGCAATATCATCCGAACTCGTTGGTACTCATTTCATCTCTACCCGTTTGACCCGTCCCGCACCGGGGCGAATTTTTAGCAGAATAGATTCTTGGGatgggcggggcggggtcggatttaggtaatacccgccccgctatatatataatatatataattttaatatataatatatataatatatgtaaaataattagtaaatgattaataatattgtatcatatttaaatttttactttaatttatgttatgtatgtgacgatggttatataaattttgaaatttaaattttattattggattttaataattatagggacaAGTAGGGACGGAGCATGTACCTGCAGAGACGGGTTAGGATTCAACGTTTTATTACCTGCGGATAGAAGCGGGACAGGTTCTATGTGAATTGTTGTACGGCGGGATagggtcgggtagagcaaaaacccgtcCCTACCCACCCTGTTGCTACCCCTAAATGTCATAAACAAGAATTAATTTGactaacttaaaaaattttaaagataaatttaattaaaaaaatttcaataactaATTTAAAGATTCAGTAATTTTTCAAATACGAATTTAATCATTTAATCGGATATACTTTTAAGAGACATACTAAGACatttttattaacttttaatAATAAAGATTATACATaagcaaaaaaatatatataattaatgtgtttatataaaataattaaattttgttaaataaattgatatatttaactaaattaattaatataatatatgttCATGACGTTTACATGCCTATTGCATTATTTTTGTATAAAGACATGGATGTATAtcatcattttattttcttatataaTTTCTGTTACTAGAGTGGGTGCAAGCAATGCAGAAAATGAGATGAAAGAGCATGACAATAAGATAAGAGGAACATGTCTATATGTATGTATCTCTGAGACATGCACAATAATATAAGTGGAAAAGTACCACCGTAAGAGAGGATTGGAAAATAATGCCAACATTACCTTTACTTTTCCCCACTGCCCACTGCATGACACTTGAACCACCTTCCATTCGCCAACCACTATATATAGCTCgacatcattttcatcttttcctGGGCCCTAAATTCTCACAACATGATATTCTTCTTGCAGAAAAACCCGTTTCGCCATCCTATTATTTCTTCCCAAGCCCTCGCCTCCCCTCCTCCAACACCGCCGCCACTCTCTGCCGCCCTCACCTTCTAGTATGCATCCGTATCTCCATCCCCCTTGACAATGCAAAAAAAGAAACCGCTCccattttacttttaattaataaaCGAAACGTAACGCATTAACCCTTCGATATTCGCAATCATCACGTATATGAATCGTTGTAGGGACGGGTGTGTGATCTGATCTTCTAGTTacgttgttggttttgctgtaaATTGGCGAAACCATGACGAGCATAGTGAAGGAGATCCTGGCCAGCCCGATTCAGATGGCTGACACGGTCTCCAAGATGGCGGAAGAGGCGCAAAATTTCCGCAGCGATTGCCTCGACATCAAGGCCAAAACCGATAAGCTGGCCGCCCTGCTCCGCCAAGCCGCCAGGAACAGTAACGACCTGTACGAGAGGCCGACGCGCCGGATCATCGAGGACACCGAGCAGGTCCTCGACAAGGCCCTCATCCTCGTCGATAAATGCCGCGCCAACACCTTCATCAAACGCCTCTTCACCATCATCCCCACCACCGCACTCAAAAAAATATCCATGCAGCTGGAAAACTCCATCGGCGACGTCCAGTGGCTCCTCCGCGTCTCCGCCTCCGCAGACGAGCGAGACGACGAGTACCTCGGTCTCCCTCCAATCGCCTCCAACGAGCCCATCCTCTGCCTCATCTGGGAACAAATCGCAAACCTCCTCTCAAACGGCTCCGTGGAGGAACGCTCCGACGCCGCAGCCTCCCTTGTTTCCCTGGCTCGCGACAACGACCGTTACGGTAAACTCATCCTGGAAGAAGGCGGCGTTCCCCCTCTTCTAAAACTCTTGAAGGAAGGCAAGTTAGAAGGGCAACAGAACGCAGCAAGAGCCATCGGTTTACTCGGGAAGGATCCAGAGAGCGTGGAGCACATCGTTAACGCCGGCGTTTCTTCCGTGTTCGCCAAAATCCTGAAAGACGGTCACATGAAGGTTCAAATTGAGGTGGCTTGGGCAATTTCTGAATTAGCAGCGAATCACCCAAAGTGCCAAGATCATTTCTCACAGAACAATTGCATAAGGTTGCTCGTTAGCCATCTGGCTTTCGAAACCATTCAAGAGCACAGTAAATACGCCGTTGTCAACAAGCACAAGATGATGAATTCAAATCAGGATCACTTCCCCTCCCATCCCATGGGAGCCAACCAAGCAAGTACACAGATGCAGAATTTGGTTAATGCCGTTAAGGGTAACCAACCCACAGTTCCAGCAATAATGACGGATCATAGCAGTAACACTAACCCAAAGGTGGTTAGTGATGGCGGTGGAAATATGAATATGAATACGAATACTATAACAGGGGCGAGTAGTATCGGCGGGAGGGAGTATGAGGACCCGAAGACTAAGGCGGAGATGAAGGCAATGGCAGCTAGAGCCTTATGGCAGCTGTGTAAAGGAAACCTCTCCATTTGCAACAACATAACAGAATCACGTGCTCTTCTCTGTTTTGCGGTTCTCTTAGAGAAAGGCACGGATGAGCTTCGTAGATACTCAGCTCTGGCCTTGATGGAGATAACTGCCGTGGCAGAGGAACACCCCGATCTGAGACGCTCCGCCTTCAAACCGACTTCCCCGGCGGCCAAAGCCGTGGTGGAGCAGTTCCTCAACGTCATCAAGAAAGGAGATGACAGCGATCTGCTCATACCGTGCGTCAGAGCCGTTGGAAATC
This genomic window contains:
- the LOC112789061 gene encoding uncharacterized protein, whose product is MTSIVKEILASPIQMADTVSKMAEEAQNFRSDCLDIKAKTDKLAALLRQAARNSNDLYERPTRRIIEDTEQVLDKALILVDKCRANTFIKRLFTIIPTTALKKISMQLENSIGDVQWLLRVSASADERDDEYLGLPPIASNEPILCLIWEQIANLLSNGSVEERSDAAASLVSLARDNDRYGKLILEEGGVPPLLKLLKEGKLEGQQNAARAIGLLGKDPESVEHIVNAGVSSVFAKILKDGHMKVQIEVAWAISELAANHPKCQDHFSQNNCIRLLVSHLAFETIQEHSKYAVVNKHKMMNSNQDHFPSHPMGANQASTQMQNLVNAVKGNQPTVPAIMTDHSSNTNPKVVSDGGGNMNMNTNTITGASSIGGREYEDPKTKAEMKAMAARALWQLCKGNLSICNNITESRALLCFAVLLEKGTDELRRYSALALMEITAVAEEHPDLRRSAFKPTSPAAKAVVEQFLNVIKKGDDSDLLIPCVRAVGNLARTFRATETRFIEPLVKLLDEREPEVSVEAVIALNKFACTDNFLHNTHCSAIIEAGGAKHLVQLVYFAEQSVQIPSVILLCYVALHVPKSEALAQEDVPIVLEWCTKQAHLMADPDIEALLPEAKSRLELYQSRATRAFYSN